A single genomic interval of Thermodesulfobium sp. 4217-1 harbors:
- a CDS encoding diacylglycerol kinase, with translation MKRSHSIYRSFYFAIKGFLRALKEERNLKIQMSMFLFLLFLGFLIRFRPYEWAMVLLSSSMVIVSEMINSVIERIMDFVKPEFDDRVGIIKDMSASFVLIACFFSVIIFLILIFNRISPHIVGFGNLVSHSFKVLT, from the coding sequence TTGAAAAGGTCTCACAGTATTTATAGGAGCTTTTATTTCGCTATAAAGGGTTTTTTAAGGGCTCTTAAAGAGGAGAGGAATCTAAAAATTCAGATGTCTATGTTTTTATTTCTATTATTCTTAGGATTTTTAATTAGGTTTAGACCTTATGAATGGGCTATGGTTTTACTCTCTTCTTCTATGGTTATAGTTTCTGAGATGATCAATTCTGTGATTGAGAGGATTATGGATTTTGTTAAACCAGAATTTGATGATAGAGTTGGAATAATAAAAGATATGTCAGCTTCCTTCGTCTTAATCGCATGCTTTTTTTCTGTAATCATCTTTTTAATTTTAATCTTCAACAGAATTTCTCCACATATTGTAGGTTTTGGCAACCTTGTTAGTCATTCGTTTAAGGTGTTAACCTAA
- a CDS encoding O-antigen ligase family protein → MKNVFMNRHKISLIFFCLFLFSNPLSNAVDYLFLTLSLLTCLTKENLSILKKGILPYALFLFGSAVLSGIAAADKELWLRWTSTYLEYAIVIFVTYCIIKSKRDVVFSFIALTCSSLPITIYAFFFQWLRNREVVGSFHYYTAYSAYQALALLAPFILAVYNYRKKSFYFWFAIYFFELFVLYVSSARGSFISSIIGLCLFVILIFRTKGLIASAIIFAIGLLAPIKRNVGITNFIDLLNFTYTANHERIMFWKVAIFKIFPLSPIIGVGAGHFAYHYRYLNPKDPLANSVAHAHNTFIQVLTDMGIVGLICLVALLYQYYKQTINLLRNSKGFQWALCSVLVTFITGYWLGEGLTGNMFYGRMQLEILAYFMTLSTIKLTD, encoded by the coding sequence ATGAAAAACGTATTTATGAATAGGCATAAAATTTCTTTGATCTTCTTTTGTTTATTTTTATTTTCAAATCCTCTCAGCAATGCCGTTGATTATCTGTTTTTAACTTTGTCTTTGTTAACATGCCTGACCAAAGAAAACTTGTCTATATTAAAAAAGGGCATACTGCCTTATGCGCTATTTTTGTTCGGATCGGCCGTTCTCTCTGGCATAGCAGCTGCTGATAAAGAACTGTGGTTGAGATGGACTAGCACCTACCTTGAATATGCTATTGTAATATTTGTTACATACTGTATTATAAAATCCAAAAGAGATGTGGTTTTCTCTTTTATTGCTTTGACTTGTTCTTCCCTGCCCATTACAATATATGCATTTTTCTTCCAATGGCTAAGAAATCGCGAGGTTGTCGGTAGCTTTCATTACTACACCGCTTATAGCGCCTATCAGGCTCTTGCACTACTGGCTCCCTTTATCCTTGCAGTATATAACTATAGAAAGAAATCTTTTTATTTTTGGTTTGCCATCTACTTTTTTGAGCTTTTTGTGTTGTATGTATCAAGTGCAAGAGGGAGCTTTATATCCAGCATAATAGGGCTTTGCTTATTTGTGATATTGATTTTCAGGACAAAGGGCCTGATTGCTTCGGCAATTATTTTCGCTATTGGCTTGCTCGCTCCTATTAAAAGAAATGTGGGTATAACGAATTTTATTGATTTATTAAACTTTACATATACTGCGAATCACGAGAGGATAATGTTCTGGAAGGTAGCTATCTTTAAAATATTTCCTCTTAGTCCAATAATCGGTGTAGGCGCGGGACACTTTGCTTATCACTATAGATATCTCAACCCAAAAGACCCACTTGCAAACTCGGTAGCTCACGCGCATAACACCTTTATTCAAGTTTTAACTGATATGGGAATAGTTGGCTTAATTTGTCTTGTGGCATTGCTTTATCAGTATTACAAACAGACTATAAATTTGCTCAGAAATTCAAAGGGTTTTCAATGGGCCCTATGTTCTGTTCTCGTTACTTTTATAACGGGGTATTGGCTTGGCGAGGGACTTACTGGAAATATGTTTTACGGTAGAATGCAGCTTGAAATATTGGCATACTTTATGACCCTCTCAACAATAAAGCTTACTGATTAG
- a CDS encoding HDIG domain-containing metalloprotein, with translation MYFTRFGSLFGQLKPFWLRFKGEELFSYLLIALMLSALLYNMGGVYPSLSVGKMVPFDVVSPKDAQIVNTVATEALKLQRERSVPDVLVVSISKFVSVQESVNLFLSNLQSTKDLSESQRSTKLKDLAPFLTQRDITSLMSANPKELEIDLNKVFAVLPREERLDVLSNEVAGVINSLNLDPGTSQSFMNLILGYFRINATVDNGLTNELKQKAIQDIVPVVVDVKKGQILVRSGEILTPEKAYVLKELGIMDNLSGIRNFVSLFFFSGLLLLAFRFIIANFSPKIVLDRGHMIVLGVLSSVYILFVFVLFPISPIIVPLASVSLLLSLIFTPAISLLYSVVLAILVFFFGNFSLLGFYMAIISAFAGAFFGRGIQRRGDLSDTAFLFSLTFFLAVLLWDIWSGINILDSLGQFAFAIANGFLSSIAAMGALPYIESTVGVLSPLKLIDLSNPSHPLLKRLQIEAPGTYHHSVIVANLAETAAEEINADPLLARVASYYHDIGKLKRPQFFVENQKNGVNLHSEISPWLSATILISHVKDGVEIGKSYGIPEKILDIVSQHHGTSLIVFFYHKALQSGFSEVEEKDFRYPGPLPKTKEAAIVMLADAVEAAVRASSGSVFPKIDSLIDRIFKNKLEDGQLSESPMTLQELLRIKEVFIRLFMGSFHQRIEYPDLAELNKK, from the coding sequence ATGTATTTCACTCGCTTTGGCTCTCTATTCGGTCAGCTAAAGCCTTTTTGGTTGCGATTCAAAGGGGAAGAGCTCTTTAGTTACCTGTTAATCGCGCTTATGTTATCAGCCCTTCTTTATAATATGGGAGGGGTTTATCCTTCTTTATCTGTTGGGAAGATGGTTCCGTTTGATGTGGTTTCTCCAAAAGACGCCCAAATTGTCAATACAGTTGCTACCGAGGCTCTTAAACTACAACGGGAGAGATCTGTCCCAGATGTCCTTGTGGTTTCAATTAGCAAATTTGTTTCTGTTCAGGAGTCTGTCAACCTTTTTCTTTCAAATTTGCAATCTACTAAGGATTTGTCTGAATCTCAAAGATCTACCAAGCTAAAGGATCTGGCACCCTTTTTAACGCAAAGAGATATCACTTCTCTTATGAGCGCTAATCCAAAAGAATTGGAGATAGACCTTAACAAAGTTTTTGCTGTTTTGCCCAGGGAAGAAAGGCTTGATGTGTTGTCCAATGAAGTGGCAGGGGTAATAAATTCATTGAATCTCGATCCTGGCACATCTCAGTCATTTATGAATTTGATTTTGGGATATTTTAGAATAAATGCAACTGTAGATAACGGTCTAACGAACGAGCTCAAACAAAAGGCAATCCAAGACATAGTACCAGTAGTAGTCGATGTGAAAAAGGGTCAGATTCTGGTGAGAAGCGGAGAGATTTTGACTCCTGAAAAGGCATATGTACTTAAGGAATTGGGCATTATGGACAATCTTTCGGGGATTAGAAATTTTGTAAGTCTATTTTTCTTTTCAGGACTTCTATTGTTGGCATTTAGGTTTATTATAGCTAATTTCTCTCCAAAGATAGTTCTTGACAGGGGGCATATGATAGTCCTTGGAGTATTATCTTCTGTTTATATACTTTTTGTTTTTGTATTGTTCCCTATTTCTCCGATTATCGTTCCACTTGCCAGTGTTTCATTGCTCTTGTCGTTGATTTTTACACCTGCTATATCTCTCCTTTATTCTGTTGTATTGGCTATATTAGTGTTCTTTTTTGGCAATTTTAGTTTGCTTGGGTTTTATATGGCAATTATCAGCGCATTTGCTGGAGCATTTTTCGGTAGAGGCATACAGAGAAGAGGCGACTTGTCCGATACTGCCTTCCTATTTTCTCTGACCTTTTTCTTGGCTGTTTTGCTTTGGGATATTTGGAGCGGTATAAACATACTTGATTCTTTGGGTCAGTTTGCTTTTGCTATTGCGAATGGATTTTTATCATCGATTGCTGCAATGGGAGCCCTACCTTATATTGAGAGCACTGTGGGAGTTCTTAGCCCATTGAAATTGATAGATTTATCGAATCCTAGCCATCCGCTTTTAAAGAGATTGCAAATAGAGGCTCCTGGTACATATCATCACAGCGTGATAGTTGCAAATCTGGCGGAAACGGCTGCTGAAGAAATAAATGCCGATCCTTTATTGGCAAGAGTTGCCTCTTATTATCATGATATTGGGAAGCTGAAAAGGCCTCAATTTTTTGTAGAGAATCAGAAAAACGGCGTGAATTTGCATTCTGAAATATCGCCCTGGCTTTCTGCCACAATATTGATTTCACATGTAAAAGATGGTGTGGAAATCGGAAAATCTTATGGCATTCCTGAAAAGATATTGGATATAGTTTCACAGCACCACGGCACAAGCTTGATCGTCTTCTTCTACCATAAGGCTTTGCAGTCTGGCTTTTCTGAGGTTGAAGAGAAGGATTTTAGATATCCTGGCCCTCTGCCAAAAACTAAGGAGGCTGCTATAGTGATGCTCGCAGATGCGGTAGAAGCTGCTGTGAGGGCTTCTTCTGGATCGGTATTCCCGAAGATAGACAGTTTAATTGATAGAATTTTTAAGAATAAGCTTGAGGATGGTCAGCTCAGCGAATCTCCTATGACACTTCAAGAGCTTCTAAGGATCAAGGAAGTCTTTATAAGGCTGTTTATGGGTTCTTTTCATCAAAGAATTGAATATCCAGATTTAGCAGAACTTAATAAAAAATAA
- the ybeY gene encoding rRNA maturation RNase YbeY, which yields MKFFDVGKLELSLLLTDNDEISQLNKEYLGNDYPTDVLSFEGDRDFGILGDIVISVEKAKEDFVSDSYGGWTQGIATSSFENYLLWLAIHGILHNLGYDHDNEVSEGEMRSKEKACLEKVSQYL from the coding sequence ATGAAGTTTTTTGATGTGGGAAAGCTCGAACTTAGTTTACTCTTGACAGATAATGACGAGATTTCCCAGTTAAATAAAGAGTATCTTGGAAACGATTATCCTACAGATGTTTTGTCTTTCGAAGGTGACAGAGACTTTGGTATTTTGGGAGACATTGTAATTTCTGTTGAAAAAGCAAAAGAAGATTTTGTGTCTGACTCTTATGGGGGATGGACTCAGGGTATTGCAACAAGTAGCTTTGAGAACTACTTATTGTGGTTGGCTATACACGGAATTTTGCACAATTTAGGGTACGATCATGACAATGAAGTTAGTGAAGGAGAAATGAGATCTAAGGAGAAAGCTTGTCTTGAAAAGGTCTCACAGTATTTATAG
- a CDS encoding histidine triad nucleotide-binding protein, with protein MENCVFCLIAEKKLDSQIIYEDDNSLAFKDINPVAPFHALVIPKKHIKSLNDVSDFGLVSHLLYVCDLIAQNAGLVKGYRVVTNVGDDGGQTVFHLHFHVIGGRPMEWPPG; from the coding sequence CTGGAGAATTGCGTATTTTGCCTTATAGCAGAAAAAAAGCTTGACTCTCAGATAATATATGAGGATGATAATTCTTTAGCTTTCAAAGATATCAATCCTGTAGCTCCTTTTCATGCCCTTGTAATACCAAAGAAACACATAAAGAGTCTTAATGATGTTTCTGATTTTGGGCTAGTTTCCCATTTGTTGTATGTGTGCGATTTGATTGCCCAAAATGCAGGACTTGTTAAAGGATACAGAGTTGTTACAAATGTTGGAGATGATGGAGGACAGACAGTGTTCCATCTTCATTTTCATGTGATTGGTGGCAGGCCAATGGAGTGGCCACCTGGATGA
- a CDS encoding CTP synthase — protein sequence MKSNNNTKFVFVTGGVTSSLGKGIVVASLGRILKSMGQKVNVIKLDPYLNVDPGTMNPYQHGEVFVTDDGAETDLDLGHYERFINTSLTKSSNLTSGMVYQEILLKERRGDFLGGTVQVVPHVINEIKAKVKEAAELLTDGGILICEVGGTVGDIEGEPFLEAIRQFKKDVGRDNTLYIHLTLVPYLKAAKELKTKPTQHSVKELRSIGIQPDIIILRSEKSINSSIREKISLFCDVEPEAVIPLQDVKDVIYEAPIMLESNKLSKLVSSKLKIEPYVEPQLESWARIVEMARSLKGSVEIAIAGKYVGLPDSYISVVESLRHSSLHLGYDLKIRWINTEDINSLDDAKKMFEGVKGIVVPGGFGVRGIEGKILSARYARENNIPYFGLCLGMQIMCIEFARDVLGLEGANSTEFDENTKFPIIDLMEEQKCVIDKGATMRLGAFPCKLADNTIAKRAYNQELVLERHRHRYEFNNLFKEAFEGAGMVTSGLFEEKNLVEIVELKDHKWFLGTQFHPEFKSRPNKPHPLFFDFIKAATTD from the coding sequence ATGAAGTCAAACAATAATACAAAGTTTGTTTTTGTCACAGGTGGGGTTACCTCATCGCTTGGTAAGGGTATAGTAGTTGCATCCTTAGGGAGGATCCTTAAGTCTATGGGGCAAAAGGTAAACGTTATCAAACTCGATCCTTATTTAAATGTGGATCCGGGGACAATGAATCCCTATCAACATGGAGAAGTATTTGTAACTGATGATGGGGCTGAGACAGATCTTGACCTTGGACACTATGAGAGATTTATAAATACGAGTCTAACCAAATCATCGAACCTGACATCTGGCATGGTCTATCAAGAAATTTTATTGAAGGAAAGGCGCGGAGATTTCTTGGGAGGTACCGTGCAGGTTGTCCCACACGTAATAAACGAAATAAAGGCAAAGGTAAAAGAGGCTGCAGAGCTGCTTACAGATGGAGGCATCCTTATTTGTGAGGTCGGAGGCACAGTAGGAGATATTGAAGGCGAGCCGTTTTTGGAGGCAATTAGACAATTTAAGAAAGATGTTGGCAGGGATAACACCCTTTATATTCACTTAACTCTTGTCCCTTATTTAAAGGCTGCAAAAGAGCTTAAAACAAAGCCCACTCAGCACAGCGTTAAAGAACTGAGAAGTATTGGGATTCAGCCTGATATTATAATTCTTAGATCAGAAAAGTCCATTAATAGCTCGATAAGGGAAAAAATATCTTTGTTTTGCGACGTAGAGCCAGAAGCGGTAATCCCATTGCAAGACGTGAAGGACGTCATTTATGAGGCTCCAATAATGCTCGAGTCAAACAAGCTGAGCAAGCTCGTGTCAAGCAAGTTAAAAATTGAGCCTTATGTAGAACCGCAATTGGAAAGCTGGGCAAGGATAGTCGAAATGGCCAGAAGCCTAAAGGGTTCGGTTGAGATAGCTATCGCAGGAAAATATGTAGGCCTGCCTGATTCCTATATTAGCGTTGTTGAGTCTTTAAGACACAGCAGTCTACATTTAGGATATGATCTAAAAATTAGATGGATAAATACTGAAGATATTAATTCTTTGGATGATGCGAAGAAGATGTTTGAAGGCGTAAAGGGCATCGTAGTGCCTGGGGGATTTGGCGTAAGAGGAATAGAAGGGAAGATCTTGTCAGCAAGATATGCCCGTGAAAATAACATACCTTATTTCGGACTGTGCTTGGGTATGCAGATTATGTGCATCGAATTTGCTAGAGATGTGCTTGGGTTGGAAGGTGCTAACAGCACAGAATTTGATGAAAATACAAAGTTCCCAATAATAGACCTAATGGAAGAACAAAAATGTGTAATAGATAAAGGTGCTACAATGCGACTTGGAGCTTTTCCATGCAAGTTGGCCGACAATACTATTGCAAAACGTGCTTACAATCAAGAGCTGGTATTAGAGAGACACAGACACAGATATGAGTTTAACAACCTTTTCAAGGAGGCTTTTGAGGGCGCTGGTATGGTTACTAGCGGCTTATTTGAAGAGAAAAACTTAGTTGAAATTGTAGAATTGAAAGATCACAAGTGGTTTTTAGGTACTCAGTTTCATCCCGAATTTAAATCAAGGCCAAACAAACCACATCCACTTTTTTTTGACTTTATAAAAGCAGCAACAACCGATTAG
- a CDS encoding hemolysin family protein has product MMPYFLLSLFLIICSAFLSCTETVFTKASRIKIMQWINDKQSGHEKAEYLLIHPQEVITTLLLLNNFVNIALSTLITSFMIELFSVNNIGSIAIAATFSIVISSLFIIVIGEIVPKTIGYYMADKIFFVLISFLYLMTHISKPFVFMFTSISGTFLMPFGIKNIKGLPSITESELKYLVNVSEEEGVIEKEEKEMISGVFEFKDKVVREIMIPRIDMVCIKKGTTLSDTLEIIRNEGHSRYPVFDEDIDNIVGILYVKDILMNLGPSTDYSKNIDSSLREAYFIPEGKNISELFRELQTKRLYMAIVIDEFGGTAGLLTVEDLVEEIVGEIRDEYDFDEEALVKDYTEDSFVANGRLSLREFAAKIELDFEDFIDDYNEETLAGLLFALFGKIPKEGDKITFKGIEFKVLKVDGKRIKDVLVRIEKGEIDEVKQ; this is encoded by the coding sequence ATGATGCCATATTTTTTGTTATCTTTATTTTTGATTATCTGTTCTGCCTTTTTGTCTTGCACTGAGACTGTTTTTACAAAAGCCAGCAGAATCAAGATAATGCAGTGGATCAACGATAAACAGTCGGGGCATGAAAAAGCAGAATACCTCTTGATACATCCTCAAGAAGTAATAACAACTCTTCTACTGTTGAACAACTTTGTTAATATTGCCCTTTCTACCCTGATAACTTCTTTTATGATAGAGCTCTTTTCTGTCAACAATATTGGCTCTATTGCAATAGCTGCTACATTTTCAATTGTAATATCTTCACTTTTTATCATTGTAATAGGGGAGATAGTTCCTAAGACTATCGGTTATTATATGGCTGATAAAATATTTTTTGTTCTAATATCTTTCCTGTATCTTATGACACATATTAGCAAACCGTTTGTCTTTATGTTTACTTCAATATCGGGGACCTTTTTGATGCCATTTGGAATAAAAAATATTAAGGGATTACCCTCGATTACAGAGAGTGAATTGAAATATCTTGTTAACGTAAGCGAGGAAGAGGGCGTAATTGAGAAAGAGGAAAAAGAAATGATTAGCGGTGTCTTTGAATTCAAAGACAAGGTTGTAAGGGAGATAATGATTCCAAGAATTGATATGGTATGTATAAAAAAAGGCACTACTTTGAGCGATACGTTAGAGATTATCAGAAATGAAGGGCATTCGAGGTATCCTGTTTTTGATGAGGATATAGACAATATAGTAGGCATTTTATATGTAAAAGATATCCTTATGAATTTAGGCCCGTCGACCGACTATTCGAAAAACATTGATTCATCCCTTCGAGAAGCATATTTTATTCCAGAAGGCAAAAATATTAGCGAGCTTTTCAGAGAACTTCAGACCAAAAGGCTGTACATGGCTATTGTAATAGATGAATTTGGAGGTACTGCGGGACTTTTGACGGTAGAAGACCTGGTTGAGGAAATAGTCGGTGAAATTAGAGATGAATATGATTTCGATGAAGAAGCATTGGTGAAGGATTATACAGAGGATAGTTTTGTAGCCAATGGGAGATTGAGTTTGAGAGAGTTTGCAGCTAAAATAGAACTCGATTTTGAAGACTTTATCGATGATTATAATGAAGAGACTCTTGCAGGACTTTTGTTCGCTTTATTCGGCAAAATTCCTAAAGAGGGTGACAAAATAACATTTAAAGGTATAGAATTTAAAGTTTTAAAGGTAGATGGCAAGAGGATAAAGGATGTACTGGTCAGAATAGAGAAAGGAGAGATCGATGAAGTCAAACAATAA
- the rpsU gene encoding 30S ribosomal protein S21 — translation MPEIRINKDESIDSALKRFNKVVQQEGILSEVRKREFYESPSVKKKKKRAEAAKKRKKR, via the coding sequence TTGCCAGAAATTCGTATTAACAAAGATGAATCAATAGACAGTGCATTAAAACGTTTCAACAAGGTAGTTCAGCAAGAGGGAATCCTTTCCGAGGTTCGAAAAAGGGAATTTTATGAAAGTCCAAGTGTTAAGAAAAAGAAGAAGAGAGCTGAGGCTGCAAAAAAAAGAAAAAAAAGATAA
- a CDS encoding glycosyltransferase family 9 protein, with translation MISKEKTKILVIFGYPGIGDILLASPVLRALNSYYKDVEFTLFARKISSLYSVFNIIPSCEKVVFYDKNGEHKGNLSFLRLCTSLRGQKFDHAIVLHHSPRNSIVSFLSGAKNRIGLDYGINKIFLTKYVEPNENQNIIYYYADVLKAMGINIFDTRPWIIRQNVERVKNRIVFSIGSSWYRKEWPPEYFALLANMLDKNGFEVILVGSEKDIEKANVIISKSNVINMVNKTKNLLDLCKIIESSSLLICPDTASLHIARGLDTKTISLFGPTSPLIYGPLPEETDHRAIYKNLPCSDRCIDKECQENLCMKQISPDEVYEKALDILSNQ, from the coding sequence ATGATTTCAAAAGAGAAAACTAAGATACTTGTAATATTTGGCTATCCCGGTATTGGTGACATATTATTGGCATCGCCAGTGTTAAGAGCATTAAATAGCTATTATAAAGACGTAGAATTTACCCTTTTTGCAAGGAAAATTTCTTCACTTTACAGCGTTTTCAACATTATCCCTTCCTGTGAAAAAGTTGTGTTCTATGATAAAAACGGCGAACACAAAGGTAACTTATCCTTTCTCAGGCTATGTACTTCTTTAAGAGGTCAGAAATTTGATCACGCTATAGTTTTGCACCACTCACCAAGAAATTCTATCGTCTCTTTTCTCTCTGGCGCTAAAAACAGAATAGGGTTAGACTATGGAATAAACAAAATCTTTCTAACAAAATATGTAGAACCAAATGAAAATCAAAATATTATTTATTATTATGCTGATGTTCTAAAAGCTATGGGGATAAATATATTTGACACAAGACCATGGATAATACGGCAAAATGTAGAAAGAGTAAAGAACAGGATAGTTTTCTCGATTGGTTCTAGTTGGTATCGAAAAGAATGGCCGCCTGAGTATTTTGCCCTGCTTGCGAATATGCTTGACAAAAATGGTTTTGAGGTAATCTTGGTCGGATCTGAAAAAGATATAGAAAAAGCAAACGTTATTATTTCAAAATCGAACGTTATAAATATGGTAAACAAAACAAAAAACCTTTTGGATCTGTGCAAGATAATAGAAAGCTCAAGCCTATTAATCTGCCCAGATACAGCAAGTCTTCACATAGCCAGAGGGCTTGACACAAAAACAATAAGCCTTTTTGGACCAACTTCACCTCTAATATATGGCCCCCTCCCAGAGGAAACAGATCACAGGGCAATATACAAAAATCTTCCCTGCTCGGATAGATGCATTGACAAAGAGTGTCAGGAAAACCTTTGCATGAAGCAGATTAGCCCAGATGAGGTTTATGAAAAAGCATTGGATATCCTCTCTAATCAGTAA